Proteins encoded in a region of the Candidatus Methylomirabilota bacterium genome:
- a CDS encoding phage holin family protein encodes MGFLVRVAVNALAIVLAASILPGISVDGIVPALAAAVLLGLVNAFVRPVLLILTLPITLVTLGLFLLVLNGLCFWLVASLVKGFHVAGFGSAMLGALVISAVSWIVTAFMSDSGKVVVITKRPPG; translated from the coding sequence ATGGGATTCCTCGTGCGGGTCGCGGTCAACGCGCTCGCGATTGTGCTCGCCGCGTCCATCCTGCCGGGTATCAGCGTGGACGGGATCGTCCCGGCGCTGGCCGCGGCCGTGCTCCTCGGCCTCGTCAACGCCTTCGTCCGGCCCGTCCTGCTCATCCTGACGCTGCCGATCACGCTCGTGACGCTCGGGCTCTTCCTGCTGGTGCTCAACGGGCTTTGCTTCTGGCTGGTGGCCTCGTTGGTCAAGGGCTTTCACGTGGCGGGCTTCGGCTCGGCCATGCTGGGCGCGCTCGTGATCAGCGCTGTGAGCTGGATCGTCACGGCGTTCATGAGCGACAGCGGCAAGGTTGTGGTCATCACCAAGAGACCGCCGGGCTAA
- a CDS encoding cupin domain-containing protein, which produces MTTAPVSLFVDSANVPWVERRPGVFWKTLWEDADGRQKAVLIRYTPGSVIARHRHIGDEQIWVLEGEVADDTGVCTAGNYARRPPGYVHTVTSPAGALVFAVISGPTEAV; this is translated from the coding sequence ATGACCACAGCTCCCGTCAGCCTGTTCGTCGACAGCGCCAACGTCCCGTGGGTCGAGCGGCGGCCCGGTGTCTTCTGGAAAACCCTCTGGGAGGACGCCGACGGCCGCCAGAAGGCCGTCCTCATTCGCTACACGCCCGGCTCCGTCATCGCGCGCCACCGCCACATCGGCGACGAGCAGATCTGGGTGCTCGAAGGCGAGGTCGCGGACGACACGGGCGTCTGCACTGCCGGGAACTACGCTCGACGGCCGCCAGGCTACGTGCACACGGTCACGAGCCCCGCTGGCGCGCTGGTGTTCGCGGTGATCTCAGGACCGACAGAGGCCGTCTAG
- a CDS encoding lipid-A-disaccharide synthase N-terminal domain-containing protein translates to MTTEHFWLSVGFLGQAFFSSRFLVQWIASERKKESVVPVSFWFFSIGGGTTLLIYAIYRQDPVFILGQSAGLLVYLRNLYLIRRTQRRLAQAGS, encoded by the coding sequence ATGACCACAGAGCACTTCTGGCTGTCGGTGGGCTTCCTCGGTCAGGCGTTCTTCTCGAGCCGCTTTCTTGTCCAGTGGATCGCTTCCGAGCGCAAGAAAGAGAGCGTGGTCCCCGTCTCCTTCTGGTTCTTCTCGATCGGCGGCGGGACCACGCTCCTGATCTACGCGATCTACCGCCAGGACCCGGTGTTCATCCTGGGCCAGAGCGCGGGCCTCCTGGTCTACCTGCGCAACCTCTACCTCATCCGGCGCACGCAGCGCCGCCTCGCCCAGGCCGGCAGCTGA